A genomic stretch from Planctomycetaceae bacterium includes:
- a CDS encoding permease, with the protein MTSMILFGFAVRLMQSLAQAAPFILTGFFIAAVFRRFIGYEKLRQVFGGSEMSSLFKAWVIGMLLPVCSLGVIPVIVEMRRAGIKGGTILAFAMSAPLFNPLSLLYGLTLSEPLAILSFAACSLVIVTVVGMIWDRIFPGSELTGIPDESVHYGIRRMAALGVSASKEATGQSLKLVVAGLIGVGLLGAVIPHSSLQHQFNHDQRLAPLKMAALGIPVYATPMLAMSQMGMMFQHANSIGAAFVLLALGAGMNLGLIVWMLQEYGIKRSAVWMSTLLVVVVGLGYAVDKPLFPKDVDPANHTHAFDIYAQPFSGSASFARLATQSAEKLKRDILPYEWYSLELLALLMMAGCVVRLVNRSGRIEAWIAEVPEPTATGRLDVVVPPPVLGGLALLGLVLFSGVGCYAYYPPASEVFEEIDSARVNALSPGSVSHVVYHIDAYQEWTRKLEVGTFLRSGQLTDYQRWKARLVREHLEMLKHCVEDGEHDEARAWVSKIQRSHRRMRTAFLVEEG; encoded by the coding sequence ATGACCTCCATGATACTCTTCGGCTTTGCTGTTCGCCTGATGCAGTCGCTGGCCCAGGCGGCTCCGTTTATTCTGACAGGTTTTTTCATCGCGGCCGTTTTTCGGCGATTCATTGGCTATGAAAAGCTGCGACAGGTGTTCGGCGGGTCAGAGATGTCGTCGCTGTTCAAAGCGTGGGTGATCGGTATGCTGCTACCGGTGTGTTCGCTGGGCGTCATCCCGGTCATCGTGGAAATGCGTCGAGCCGGCATCAAGGGCGGAACCATTCTGGCCTTTGCCATGTCGGCTCCGTTGTTTAACCCGCTCTCGCTGTTGTATGGGCTGACACTAAGCGAACCGCTCGCCATTCTTTCGTTCGCGGCGTGTTCCCTGGTGATTGTGACGGTCGTGGGCATGATCTGGGATCGTATTTTCCCAGGCAGTGAACTGACCGGTATTCCGGACGAATCCGTGCACTACGGCATTCGCCGCATGGCGGCTCTGGGAGTTTCCGCCAGCAAAGAAGCAACGGGGCAATCGCTGAAACTGGTGGTGGCCGGACTGATAGGAGTTGGTCTGCTGGGAGCCGTGATTCCCCATTCATCGCTGCAGCATCAGTTCAACCACGACCAGCGGCTTGCTCCGCTGAAGATGGCCGCCCTGGGAATTCCAGTGTATGCCACGCCGATGCTGGCCATGTCGCAGATGGGCATGATGTTTCAGCACGCCAATTCGATTGGAGCCGCCTTTGTGCTGCTGGCTCTGGGAGCCGGAATGAACCTGGGCCTGATTGTCTGGATGCTGCAGGAATATGGTATCAAACGCAGTGCGGTGTGGATGAGCACCCTGCTGGTGGTTGTGGTTGGCCTGGGCTACGCGGTTGACAAGCCTCTGTTTCCAAAGGACGTTGATCCGGCCAATCACACTCATGCCTTTGACATTTACGCACAGCCATTTTCCGGATCAGCATCCTTCGCACGGCTTGCCACGCAGTCTGCAGAAAAGCTGAAACGTGACATTCTGCCTTACGAATGGTACAGCCTGGAACTACTGGCCCTGCTGATGATGGCCGGATGCGTGGTGCGACTGGTCAATCGATCCGGCCGCATCGAAGCCTGGATTGCTGAAGTGCCTGAACCAACAGCAACCGGCCGTCTGGATGTCGTTGTTCCGCCGCCTGTCCTGGGTGGCCTGGCATTGCTGGGACTGGTGCTCTTCAGCGGAGTCGGCTGTTACGCCTACTATCCTCCAGCCAGTGAAGTGTTCGAAGAAATCGACAGTGCTCGGGTGAATGCCCTGTCGCCGGGCAGTGTGTCTCACGTCGTTTATCACATCGACGCGTACCAGGAATGGACCCGAAAACTGGAAGTCGGCACCTTTCTGCGAAGTGGACAACTGACCGACTATCAGCGCTGGAAGGCCAGACTTGTGCGAGAACACCTTGAGATGCTGAAGCACTGCGTGGAAGACGGTGAACACGACGAAGCACGAGCCTGGGTGTCCAAAATCCAGCGCAGCCATCGTCGCATGCGAA
- a CDS encoding MoxR family ATPase, producing the protein MTTTLEPQQPRTSDMLTSIDGIRQRLNTALRGKQDVVEMVLVCLLSRGHLLLEDKPGLGKTTLAKALASAIGGDFARAQCTPDLLPSDITGFNIFNQKSHEFEFRRGPVFSDVLLADEINRATPRTQSALLEAMAERQVTVDAQRFELSSQFFVIATQNPVDQHGTYPLPEAQLDRFAMKLSVGYPEPRDELQMLQAAVSDDTESAKQHEPILKQGELAELQNDVQRLHVAEVVQDYLIRIATETRRHPSIALGLSPRGLLTLQRTAQAQAFLAGRRFVTPDDVLDVVVPVLSVRIGLEPHEAARVIQEVLETVPVPE; encoded by the coding sequence ATGACAACGACGTTAGAACCTCAACAACCACGTACCTCCGACATGCTGACCTCAATCGATGGTATCCGCCAGCGGCTGAACACAGCGCTGAGAGGCAAGCAGGATGTAGTGGAGATGGTGCTGGTTTGCCTGCTGTCACGAGGGCATCTGCTGCTGGAGGACAAACCGGGGCTGGGCAAGACGACTCTGGCCAAGGCTCTGGCGTCGGCTATTGGCGGTGACTTCGCGCGAGCTCAATGTACGCCCGATCTGCTGCCCAGCGACATCACCGGCTTTAATATCTTCAATCAGAAATCGCACGAGTTCGAATTCCGTCGCGGTCCTGTGTTTTCAGACGTTCTGCTGGCAGATGAAATCAATCGAGCCACCCCCAGAACTCAAAGCGCGCTGCTGGAAGCAATGGCCGAACGGCAGGTCACCGTGGATGCTCAGCGTTTCGAACTCAGCTCGCAGTTCTTCGTCATCGCAACTCAAAATCCCGTTGATCAACACGGCACGTATCCGTTGCCGGAAGCTCAACTGGATCGATTCGCCATGAAGCTCAGCGTCGGTTACCCGGAACCTCGCGACGAGCTGCAGATGCTGCAGGCAGCCGTCAGTGATGACACAGAATCTGCAAAACAGCATGAGCCGATTTTGAAGCAGGGCGAACTGGCCGAATTGCAAAACGACGTGCAGCGTCTGCATGTCGCCGAAGTGGTTCAGGACTATCTGATTCGCATTGCCACAGAGACGCGGCGACATCCGAGTATTGCGCTGGGGCTCAGCCCACGTGGACTGCTGACATTACAGCGTACCGCGCAGGCACAGGCATTTCTGGCAGGACGCCGCTTTGTCACACCCGACGATGTTCTGGATGTGGTTGTTCCGGTGCTGAGCGTTCGAATCGGCCTGGAACCCCACGAAGCGGCACGAGTCATCCAGGAAGTCCTGGAAACCGTACCGGTACCGGAATGA
- a CDS encoding transglutaminase family protein — MTRVRSRVLTSRRRGRTGDHPVRDASISADSPKTIITSLRLHAICVIATLIAASIFTLTEHDDHRHTFWCAFEMIVQTLLVIVGTIFFRTRIHLLHDTSVVQPILVMVVTLTLLCEPFQRFFLGHGHPFEVLVMHSQGNLMLALAVCGFRITFQRLAMLIAVFLTIFSCTVSNATGLLPLTILFAIACLTWLVASWWETVNCRLVRTGKTQRPLVWLGISVAAPMLLMLSAAGFGANTVTTALNGFMPSSGGTGQFDPFSRGGVKDGDALVAGNENVKSFAPLEDAPFMDSDKPSLYDMFNDMFDEPPKIVKDQQRAVALPPEDLLHVHQKMAEAKQAGREFSLLRSEKKADRKRIRDLETHAAFYVAGRVPARFRMEVYEHFDGVTWYPLSDSDPDSETSRWTKMRKIEDRHWLSIPLAGRGFEMHSGSDTHSLKVANLQGNVIPTPPGTVGVSIDRIDREDMFHVTSTGVVTLRRKSIPEMTPIAVTSECVVRARIAENSLIASLHREPSVTTALPEGLETDRIRRLAEEWTKGLPRGWPQIAAIEARLRGHAVVDRETKPADDCESPVAEFLFELRRGPEYLFASSAASMIRSLGYSTRLVSGFYAHPKNYDSRKQHTAVFARDAHFWCEVFIGSDTWVTVEATPGYEIPGPPPTLFERLIQSVRQLWLAAVERAVPLTAAVLLISLLIAHRRTIRERLRTWHWRWLASGTVEQRTLRLAALIDERLHLAGQPRPRGTTLLRWSRRAGLSHVHKALLQLANRADASRYAPTIDDSLSKTCSEAQVKELLLLEHQLSLRSLQRPEATTSAQPTLATT, encoded by the coding sequence ATGACAAGAGTTCGCAGTCGAGTGCTGACATCTCGGCGACGTGGGCGGACGGGCGATCATCCTGTTCGTGACGCCAGTATTTCGGCAGACTCGCCCAAAACAATCATCACCAGCCTGCGGTTGCACGCCATCTGCGTGATTGCGACTCTGATTGCAGCCAGTATCTTTACGCTTACCGAACACGACGACCATCGGCACACGTTTTGGTGTGCGTTCGAAATGATTGTGCAGACGCTTCTTGTCATTGTCGGCACGATCTTCTTTCGTACCCGCATTCACCTGCTGCACGATACTTCGGTGGTGCAGCCCATTCTGGTGATGGTGGTCACTCTGACGCTGCTGTGCGAACCTTTCCAGCGGTTCTTTCTGGGGCACGGGCACCCGTTCGAAGTCCTGGTCATGCACAGCCAGGGCAACCTGATGCTGGCTCTGGCTGTGTGTGGCTTTCGTATCACCTTTCAACGGCTTGCCATGCTGATTGCCGTCTTCCTGACGATCTTCAGTTGCACCGTTTCCAATGCGACCGGTCTGCTGCCCCTGACTATTCTGTTTGCGATCGCTTGTCTGACCTGGCTGGTTGCGTCGTGGTGGGAAACCGTGAATTGTCGGCTGGTGCGAACCGGGAAGACTCAGCGACCACTGGTGTGGCTGGGAATCTCTGTTGCCGCGCCGATGCTGTTGATGCTGTCCGCAGCTGGTTTCGGAGCCAACACGGTCACCACGGCATTGAACGGCTTTATGCCGTCGTCAGGCGGTACCGGTCAGTTCGATCCGTTTTCGCGTGGCGGTGTGAAAGACGGTGATGCTTTGGTGGCTGGCAACGAGAACGTGAAGAGCTTTGCACCGCTGGAAGACGCACCATTCATGGACAGCGACAAACCCAGCCTGTACGACATGTTTAACGACATGTTCGATGAACCGCCGAAGATTGTCAAAGACCAGCAGCGAGCCGTCGCACTGCCGCCGGAAGATCTTCTGCACGTACACCAGAAGATGGCGGAAGCCAAACAGGCGGGTCGCGAATTCAGCCTGCTGCGCAGCGAAAAGAAGGCCGATCGCAAACGCATTCGTGATCTGGAAACTCACGCGGCGTTCTATGTGGCTGGCCGAGTACCCGCTCGGTTTCGCATGGAAGTGTATGAACATTTCGATGGAGTCACCTGGTATCCGCTGAGTGATTCCGATCCGGATTCAGAGACATCTCGCTGGACGAAGATGAGAAAGATTGAAGACCGGCACTGGCTGAGCATCCCGCTGGCCGGACGCGGTTTCGAAATGCACTCAGGATCCGACACTCACAGTCTGAAGGTGGCCAACCTGCAGGGCAACGTCATTCCCACTCCACCCGGAACTGTCGGTGTCAGTATCGACCGAATTGACCGCGAAGACATGTTCCACGTTACATCCACCGGAGTCGTCACATTACGGCGGAAATCGATTCCGGAAATGACTCCCATTGCTGTCACGTCCGAATGTGTGGTGCGAGCCCGCATCGCGGAAAACTCATTGATTGCCAGTCTGCACCGTGAGCCATCTGTGACGACAGCGTTGCCGGAAGGGCTCGAAACCGACCGCATTCGACGGTTAGCAGAAGAGTGGACCAAGGGGCTGCCACGCGGGTGGCCGCAGATTGCCGCGATTGAAGCTCGCCTGCGCGGACATGCCGTAGTGGATCGTGAAACGAAACCCGCGGATGATTGCGAATCGCCTGTGGCCGAATTTCTGTTCGAATTGCGACGCGGACCTGAATATCTGTTCGCCAGTTCTGCAGCCAGTATGATCCGTTCGCTGGGCTATTCCACTCGACTGGTCAGCGGCTTCTACGCTCACCCCAAAAACTACGACAGCCGCAAACAACACACAGCCGTTTTTGCTCGCGACGCCCATTTCTGGTGCGAAGTTTTCATCGGCAGCGACACGTGGGTCACCGTGGAAGCGACTCCCGGCTACGAGATCCCCGGGCCACCACCGACGCTGTTCGAACGCCTGATTCAGTCTGTCCGACAGCTCTGGCTTGCGGCGGTGGAGAGAGCGGTGCCCCTGACGGCTGCTGTCCTGCTGATCAGCCTGCTGATCGCACACCGACGCACGATTCGCGAGCGCCTGCGGACGTGGCACTGGCGTTGGCTGGCGAGTGGAACCGTCGAACAACGAACGCTCCGTCTGGCAGCACTCATTGACGAACGTCTGCACCTGGCTGGCCAACCCCGTCCACGCGGCACCACACTGCTGCGCTGGTCAAGACGTGCGGGCCTCAGTCATGTCCACAAAGCACTGCTGCAACTGGCGAATCGTGCCGATGCGAGTCGCTACGCCCCAACGATTGACGATTCATTGTCCAAAACCTGCTCCGAAGCGCAAGTGAAGGAACTTCTGCTGCTGGAACATCAGCTAAGCCTCCGCTCACTGCAAAGACCGGAAGCAACCACTTCAGCACAACCAACGCTCGCAACAACATAA
- a CDS encoding DUF58 domain-containing protein, with product MKNPFWLLVLAVSGSVFCGVFLNPWTFVLTALLLAVVGVGTLLPWLAMRGISCQVMFDVRRVRFSEAALVRLRIQNRWPLPVWGLSLINGFASGPVATQQQLSEGNEGIAFARVSGWSTIEYSWPFVPVRRGLYPIDGAAEVETSFPFGLFRARRRAFVEGQLIAWPETVSLIGMPDAAESQSIDDTFSDRRVGDFGDVLGTRPFREGDSLRRVHWAQTARQKTLIVTERQAPLTTCVRIVLDLSPQSHPPETREATVEHCVRIAASLCDSLHAQHGRVELQLGDRLLVADRSSSGLQRLMDALAVASLTDTKSISPGSNGRVSHHRSNFQINVTTSRGQQAFVRHQIIVVADIPGLSVQLEDHTTANSAWITSRTTEPLSHFATAWRKVIS from the coding sequence ATGAAGAATCCGTTTTGGCTGCTGGTGCTGGCGGTTTCGGGGTCGGTGTTCTGCGGGGTGTTCCTGAATCCGTGGACCTTTGTTCTAACGGCGCTGTTGCTGGCGGTTGTTGGCGTCGGCACGCTGCTGCCGTGGCTGGCGATGCGCGGCATTTCGTGTCAGGTGATGTTTGATGTGCGGCGAGTTCGTTTCAGCGAAGCGGCGCTGGTGCGTTTGCGAATTCAGAATCGCTGGCCGCTGCCGGTTTGGGGACTGTCGCTGATCAACGGGTTCGCCTCAGGGCCGGTGGCGACCCAGCAGCAGTTGAGCGAAGGGAATGAAGGCATTGCTTTCGCCCGAGTCTCCGGTTGGTCAACCATCGAGTACTCATGGCCGTTCGTGCCTGTTCGCCGAGGACTCTACCCAATTGATGGTGCGGCTGAAGTGGAAACGTCGTTTCCCTTCGGACTGTTTCGAGCTCGCCGACGCGCCTTTGTGGAAGGGCAACTCATCGCCTGGCCCGAAACGGTTTCTCTGATCGGCATGCCGGACGCTGCCGAATCGCAGTCCATCGACGATACGTTTTCCGATCGGCGAGTCGGCGATTTCGGCGACGTTCTGGGAACTCGTCCCTTCCGCGAAGGTGACAGTCTGCGGCGAGTCCACTGGGCTCAGACCGCTCGTCAAAAGACTCTGATCGTCACCGAACGCCAGGCTCCACTGACCACTTGCGTCCGAATTGTGCTGGATCTTTCTCCACAGAGTCATCCGCCGGAAACGCGCGAAGCCACTGTGGAACACTGCGTTCGCATTGCCGCCAGCCTCTGTGATTCGCTGCACGCACAGCATGGTCGAGTTGAGTTGCAGCTGGGGGACCGGCTTTTGGTGGCTGACCGCAGCAGCTCCGGCCTGCAGCGACTGATGGATGCTCTGGCGGTTGCCAGTCTGACTGACACGAAGTCGATTTCACCCGGGAGCAATGGTCGTGTATCCCATCACCGAAGTAACTTTCAGATCAACGTCACGACGTCTCGCGGTCAACAAGCGTTCGTCAGGCATCAGATCATCGTCGTAGCAGACATCCCCGGTTTATCTGTCCAACTTGAAGACCATACGACAGCCAACTCCGCATGGATCACCAGCCGGACCACAGAACCGCTGAGCCACTTCGCGACAGCGTGGAGAAAGGTGATCTCATGA
- a CDS encoding DUF1559 domain-containing protein, whose product MKIVSRNRQGFTLIELLVVIAIIAILIALLLPAVQQAREAARRTQCKNNMKQLGLALHNYHDVHLTFPPGWIAVDPVTRQHSAHDGVNGAGWGTMILPYMEQSALYSQFNSNLAIHDTANSAFINNVLPAWQCPSDPKPDRWQIEEEGSPGTVLAELPTANYIGAFGTEELDGCENAPGTAPVSSSGQCRGDGIFYHNSRVRMRDITDGTTNTFIVGERRTDTQLGWYSTWPGMVAEGEEAFQRILGSADHVPNDPHSHFDDFSSFHTGGAQFVLGDGSVRFISENIDEGLYQSLATIRGGEVVGEF is encoded by the coding sequence ATGAAAATTGTTTCCAGAAATCGCCAGGGTTTCACACTGATCGAACTCCTGGTGGTCATTGCGATTATTGCCATCCTGATTGCATTGCTGCTGCCTGCCGTACAACAGGCTCGCGAGGCGGCCCGAAGAACTCAGTGTAAGAATAACATGAAACAGCTGGGCCTTGCCCTGCACAATTATCACGACGTCCACCTGACGTTTCCACCGGGCTGGATCGCCGTTGATCCCGTGACGCGTCAACACAGTGCGCATGATGGTGTGAATGGTGCGGGCTGGGGGACAATGATTCTGCCGTACATGGAACAGTCCGCGCTTTACAGCCAGTTCAATTCCAACCTGGCGATACATGACACGGCGAACAGTGCGTTTATCAATAACGTGCTCCCAGCATGGCAATGCCCTTCTGATCCCAAACCGGATCGCTGGCAGATCGAAGAAGAAGGCAGTCCGGGCACGGTGCTGGCCGAACTTCCCACCGCCAACTATATCGGTGCGTTTGGCACCGAAGAACTGGACGGCTGCGAAAACGCTCCCGGAACGGCTCCGGTCAGCTCCAGCGGTCAGTGTCGCGGCGATGGAATCTTTTATCACAATAGTCGAGTCCGCATGCGAGACATCACTGACGGAACGACCAACACCTTCATCGTTGGTGAACGGCGTACGGATACACAGCTCGGCTGGTACTCCACCTGGCCCGGTATGGTGGCCGAAGGGGAAGAAGCCTTCCAGCGCATTCTGGGTTCTGCCGACCACGTGCCCAACGATCCACACTCGCACTTCGATGATTTCAGCAGCTTTCACACCGGCGGTGCTCAGTTTGTTCTGGGAGATGGATCGGTGCGATTCATCAGTGAAAACATTGACGAAGGACTCTACCAGTCGCTGGCCACAATTCGCGGCGGCGAGGTGGTCGGAGAGTTCTAA
- a CDS encoding porin, which yields MFECRFTGRCVRFVKPLAAWTILSWLGIAGLTSQSMGQDPQSLFGNPVESPVAYPVLAPVSENAEDSIEARFRQMQLELDELRASLNDTRQLALPKAAVPAPTVYPTTKVTGFFQADAGWFHQDANSLAMPQIGDVQDDRGFRRARLAATGKVADNVSYMLEMDFAFNGRPSFMDVWMDISSVPLFGNVRIGQWRQPFGLDELTSVKELTFLERPLMFGMAPFRQTGIGFHDTSSDQNITWAGSAFGTNTDPWGNSVGDRGYGGAARVTAVLLEDSSQDFLIHGGLDYAWLATPNSQIQYRNVPEYGGPLAVPGSVPFFVDTGMLAAENANLFNAELAATSGSWHAQSELRYSIVNTNGSGSAVFPAFYAQTGYVLTREHRPYNKAAGTLARIKPNHPVGAKCGGGVGAWELAFRYSMLDLNDGAINGGEITNLTYGVNWYLNNFTKLQFNYIDSHLNRAPIGDSHTDIFAVRAQLDF from the coding sequence ATGTTTGAATGCCGATTTACGGGACGCTGCGTTCGATTCGTGAAACCCCTGGCTGCGTGGACGATTTTAAGCTGGCTGGGAATTGCCGGTCTGACGTCTCAATCCATGGGGCAGGATCCGCAGTCACTGTTCGGTAACCCCGTCGAATCGCCTGTAGCTTATCCCGTCCTCGCGCCTGTCAGCGAAAATGCCGAAGACTCCATCGAAGCTCGATTCCGGCAGATGCAGCTGGAACTGGACGAATTGCGAGCCTCGCTTAACGATACCCGCCAGCTCGCCCTACCGAAGGCCGCAGTGCCAGCCCCGACAGTTTACCCGACAACAAAAGTCACAGGATTCTTTCAAGCCGACGCAGGTTGGTTCCACCAGGACGCCAATAGTCTTGCCATGCCCCAGATCGGGGATGTTCAGGACGACCGTGGATTCCGACGAGCTCGCCTGGCCGCAACAGGCAAAGTTGCAGATAACGTCAGCTACATGCTGGAAATGGACTTTGCTTTCAATGGTCGACCTTCGTTCATGGATGTCTGGATGGACATCAGCAGCGTTCCCCTGTTCGGAAATGTTCGCATCGGTCAATGGCGACAACCATTCGGTCTGGATGAACTCACCAGCGTGAAAGAACTCACGTTTCTGGAACGCCCGCTCATGTTTGGAATGGCTCCGTTCCGCCAGACTGGTATCGGCTTCCACGATACATCGTCCGATCAGAACATCACGTGGGCCGGTTCCGCCTTCGGAACGAACACGGATCCCTGGGGTAACAGCGTGGGAGATCGAGGATACGGCGGAGCGGCCCGGGTCACAGCCGTCCTGCTGGAAGATTCCAGCCAGGATTTCCTGATACACGGAGGACTTGATTACGCCTGGTTAGCCACTCCGAACAGTCAGATTCAGTATCGAAACGTCCCTGAGTACGGTGGCCCCTTAGCAGTTCCCGGCAGTGTTCCTTTCTTCGTGGATACCGGTATGCTGGCAGCAGAAAATGCCAACTTGTTCAATGCCGAACTAGCCGCCACAAGTGGTTCATGGCACGCCCAATCCGAGCTGCGATATTCCATCGTCAACACAAACGGCTCTGGTTCAGCTGTGTTTCCGGCATTCTACGCGCAGACCGGCTACGTTCTGACTCGAGAACATCGCCCCTACAACAAAGCCGCCGGAACACTGGCCCGAATCAAACCCAACCACCCGGTTGGTGCGAAATGCGGTGGTGGCGTCGGCGCATGGGAGCTTGCATTCCGTTACTCCATGCTTGACCTCAACGACGGAGCCATTAATGGTGGCGAGATCACAAATCTGACCTACGGTGTGAACTGGTATCTGAACAACTTCACCAAACTTCAGTTCAACTATATCGATTCCCACCTGAACCGCGCCCCGATCGGCGACAGCCACACTGACATCTTTGCCGTTCGAGCCCAACTGGACTTCTAA
- a CDS encoding CHASE3 domain-containing protein: MNPRSFNWITIALTVAAIIVSVICGLAIRKGAQAEQTSNEIFHQYELRKILKDILSSLKDAETGERGFLITGNDDYLEPYHVGVNKAMEDLTELQKFVDSGNMSAAELQTLSELIEGRHQDLEQTITKRREVEGDEGFLLAREIIETDRGRLLMHKLREMIAAFLLHIDERLEQLHQEVSDHKAVHAVLISLGLMVSIGTFVAAAITTNIERRQRAHAVEAMQTQQARMTAIVDSALDAVISVDSDGRVVMMNPMAEDIFLRREREMLGQPLELLIPERFRSLHASHMKNFARDRVVRKRILDGGLIRGLRADGMEFPAEASVSRTMLNDGPLFTVILKDVSERETGRMRIREQNAILARIRDAVHVRDLDGRIMFWNEGAEKLYGWSAEEAVGQQAFALLRSADDEEDGVIREQVLAHGAWHGDRVVRTRDDRELIIESRRSLIVGDDEEPVSQLVIDIDVTEEHHRQQIERRSQRLTSIGTLASGIAHDLNNVLTPITMGAKLLKRTATDPQRLQIIQSISTSAERGAAMIRQLLAFAGGTTGPRESINVSELLEEARAILVHALPKTIRVSVELNGVLWPVRGDATELSQVLMNLAINARDAMPNGGQVVFEATNATVDADSKTTSPRTSGLRSGRYVQITVIDQGQGILPELIDKVFDPFFTTKEQGKGTGLGLATCMGIVTSHGGTISVTSEPGKGTRFSVLLPAESEPASELVPPEPEAPPEGHGERILLIDDEDSILQMLEAVLQSYGYNVVTANSGLAVISLWKHEAESFAAVIIDMMMPEMDGEATIAHLRAVNSTVPIIASSGLRKPEQGTDSIAGTNAFLPKPYTDELVLKTLKRVLQERE, from the coding sequence ATGAATCCGCGTTCATTTAACTGGATCACAATTGCTCTGACTGTCGCGGCGATCATTGTTTCTGTGATTTGCGGATTGGCCATTCGCAAGGGTGCGCAGGCGGAGCAGACCAGTAATGAGATCTTCCACCAGTATGAGTTGCGCAAGATTCTGAAAGATATTCTCTCGTCACTGAAAGATGCTGAGACGGGCGAACGCGGCTTCCTGATTACTGGCAATGATGATTATCTGGAGCCCTATCACGTTGGTGTCAACAAGGCTATGGAAGACCTGACGGAGCTGCAGAAATTCGTAGACAGCGGCAATATGAGTGCAGCAGAACTGCAGACCCTGTCAGAATTAATTGAAGGTCGACATCAGGACCTCGAGCAGACCATTACCAAGCGTCGCGAAGTGGAAGGCGACGAGGGCTTTTTGCTGGCGAGAGAGATCATTGAGACGGACCGGGGGCGGCTGTTGATGCACAAGTTGCGAGAGATGATCGCAGCGTTCCTGCTGCACATCGATGAACGTCTGGAGCAGCTGCACCAGGAAGTTTCGGATCACAAGGCTGTGCATGCTGTGTTGATAAGTCTTGGGCTTATGGTCAGTATCGGCACGTTTGTTGCGGCTGCCATCACAACGAATATTGAACGGCGACAGCGCGCTCATGCGGTTGAAGCCATGCAAACTCAACAGGCACGCATGACGGCGATTGTGGATTCTGCGCTGGATGCCGTGATATCAGTCGACAGCGATGGGCGAGTTGTGATGATGAATCCCATGGCCGAGGACATTTTTCTGCGACGAGAACGAGAAATGCTGGGGCAACCTCTGGAATTGCTGATCCCGGAACGTTTCCGATCGCTGCATGCCTCGCACATGAAGAATTTCGCTCGCGACCGTGTGGTTCGAAAACGCATTCTGGATGGAGGGCTGATTCGGGGATTGCGAGCTGACGGGATGGAGTTTCCGGCGGAAGCGAGTGTTTCACGGACGATGCTCAATGACGGCCCGCTGTTTACGGTGATTCTGAAGGACGTCAGCGAACGGGAAACTGGTCGCATGCGAATTCGGGAGCAGAATGCCATCCTGGCCCGCATCAGGGATGCTGTGCATGTTCGCGATCTTGATGGGCGAATCATGTTCTGGAATGAAGGAGCAGAAAAACTGTACGGCTGGTCTGCTGAGGAGGCTGTTGGTCAGCAGGCGTTTGCATTGCTGCGGAGCGCGGATGATGAGGAAGACGGAGTGATTCGTGAGCAGGTGCTGGCCCATGGGGCCTGGCACGGGGATCGAGTGGTCAGAACACGTGACGATCGGGAATTGATTATCGAATCCCGCCGTTCGCTGATCGTTGGCGACGATGAGGAGCCCGTATCCCAGCTTGTCATCGATATTGACGTGACAGAAGAGCATCATCGACAGCAAATCGAGCGGCGTTCACAGCGGCTGACCAGTATCGGCACGCTCGCCAGCGGGATTGCCCATGATCTGAACAATGTTCTGACTCCGATTACAATGGGGGCTAAACTTCTGAAGCGTACAGCAACGGATCCTCAAAGACTGCAGATTATTCAGTCCATCTCAACCAGCGCTGAACGCGGTGCAGCGATGATTCGCCAGTTGCTGGCATTCGCGGGGGGGACGACGGGCCCGCGTGAGTCAATCAATGTGAGCGAGCTTCTCGAAGAAGCGCGAGCTATTCTGGTTCATGCCCTGCCTAAGACAATCCGTGTTTCGGTAGAACTGAACGGGGTGCTCTGGCCCGTTCGCGGTGATGCCACCGAACTATCTCAGGTGCTGATGAATCTGGCGATCAACGCGCGCGATGCCATGCCGAATGGCGGCCAGGTAGTTTTTGAAGCAACGAATGCAACCGTGGATGCGGACAGCAAGACAACCTCTCCGCGTACGTCTGGTTTGAGGTCAGGTCGGTATGTGCAGATTACCGTCATCGATCAGGGCCAGGGCATTCTTCCGGAACTGATTGACAAGGTCTTCGATCCGTTCTTCACAACAAAGGAGCAGGGGAAAGGCACCGGGCTGGGATTGGCAACCTGCATGGGAATCGTTACCAGTCATGGCGGAACCATTTCTGTGACAAGCGAACCTGGCAAAGGAACAAGATTCAGCGTGTTGCTGCCAGCGGAATCGGAGCCCGCCTCTGAATTAGTCCCGCCGGAGCCGGAAGCTCCACCGGAAGGTCACGGAGAACGAATCCTTCTGATTGACGATGAAGATTCGATTCTGCAAATGCTGGAGGCTGTGCTGCAGTCCTATGGTTACAACGTTGTGACTGCGAATAGTGGGTTGGCGGTGATCAGTCTGTGGAAGCACGAAGCTGAAAGCTTTGCCGCTGTGATCATCGATATGATGATGCCGGAGATGGACGGAGAAGCAACGATTGCGCATTTACGTGCCGTAAACAGCACTGTTCCAATCATCGCCAGCAGCGGACTTCGAAAGCCGGAGCAGGGAACCGATTCCATTGCCGGCACGAATGCATTTCTCCCAAAGCCGTATACTGACGAACTGGTTTTAAAAACCCTGAAGCGAGTGCTTCAGGAACGCGAGTGA